From the Musa acuminata AAA Group cultivar baxijiao chromosome BXJ3-1, Cavendish_Baxijiao_AAA, whole genome shotgun sequence genome, the window TTGCTGTCAGTATTATATTGAATTGTCGAGAAGACACTGCAAAATGCAATCACACTTTGTCTTGAATAGTGTTTAACCAAAAGAAGCCAGTTTGGATATTGGTTGAAAGAAAAAAAGGATGTAGAGGCAGCTAAAAAATATTGTTCTTCACATCATAAACAACAAAGTTCCAGAACATAATTGCAAGGAAACTAAACATACAAGAAGAGTTAGTAAATTTAAATCAAAGGTTCATATTATCCAGATAGGTGATGGAACACCATCAAAGGCACAACCTTGTTAATCTCAGCTACTAggagaaatataatatataattgaaAAAATAACCACTTTCAAATTTCTTATCTGATCATCATAGTAACTAAAGACTATCAATCAGACAGCATTAACAAATATAATCTGAGAACAAGCTACATACAAAGCAAAAAAACAAACTTCACAACCAAatagaatcaacaaggatcagacAGAAAAAGGTATGCTCGGACGTTTGATGCAAATCTCGTTTAGATTGCTTCTGAGCTGACCAAAAGGATAGCCAGAGCCATACCTCCATTAACTTTTTATTCCAAGCATCTCTAAAAGGAtataagcacaagatccacaatgGTTCAGGACACTAGTCACATCACTAACTCAAGAACACAGAcagtaaaaaaaacaaaaaagcaaaGGTACACTCTGATATAGGGTTCACACCGAGAGGGGTGCAAACATTTCAAATGACCTTATTTATAACTAAGCTAAACACATCTAAATGAGGATATAATTAAGAGAGTAAGAACAGGTCTCAGCATGCATATAACTGAGAGCAGTGTACAAATATGCTCTCTATTCTCTGGCAGATGATGCCGACAAGACCGTTGGATGTTGTAGACCAAAATTCAGCAGCGAGAGACTGTGAAGtgcaagctatagtaaattctCAACTTATAGAAGCTTCCAACCAAAGCGTTCCATTTGGAGCTATCGGAGCTATCATAAACACATCTAACAACTTCcaaaatatgcaaaaaaaaagaaaagaaaagatggtgATGACATGTTCACTCCATTTTATTGGCTGAGGGCTGACAGCTCATGAAATGATAAGGATCACTGATAGATACTGCTTAAAGTAGAGTTTAATTGTAAGCAGTGCACGTTACAAAATGGGCTTATTGGGCAGATGCAACATGTGTAATCTCACAGTGTGACCTTACCATGGTGCTATGACATTTCAAAGGACACAACAAAACGTGTTCAGATAAGTTTCACAAGGGGATTTGTTGGATCAAGGAAATTCTTAATCGATGTTATCATCTGCAACTTGGCTGTTCGGAAACAATGTTTCTCTTCTCTTGGCAAAACCTGCAGGTTCCATGCTCTGCCCTCTAAACTTCAGCTCCCCTGGACCTCTAAAACCAGGATCTGCAGTGCCACTCCTATATGGTATCCCTGGTCCTCCAGTGTAATGAGTAGGAGACCCATACCTTCGACCTGGAGTTCTCAGTGCTCCTCCCCTTAATTCCCTCAATTCGCCAGCCCTCACACCATCAGCAAAGGCTCTTTCAGTGGCTCCAGGACCCAAGAGACTACTCGATGGGGCACCCGGAGCATTGAAGGACTCCTCTGGTGTCCACCCCAAGGAGTCCTTTTTCTTCACATAGAACTGCCATATACCAatcaaaaacaaaagaaacagaaGAACAGGACCACTCCACACGACAGCATTAGTCTCCACTCTGAAAACTGGAAAATTTGACCTGTAAATCCCAATGTACCCTCCACCAAGCCCCAAAACCACAAGCTTTTCACGATCTGCAGCTATCAATGGCTTCACATCTAATGGCCCATATGCAGCAGCTTCTGAATTCAAGAACAGGGACTTGATCTCACGGATCGTTACAGAGAACAGTGGCCGAGGTGCCCCGACCCTGCCATAGAACTGTGACGAGATGTTGTACACCAAGATCTTGTCATAGCTCGCAACAAGTAGATAACCTTTGATGGTTTGGATCGTTAAAGGACCATCAATCTCTGATTTCCTGATGGCCCGAACCCGACACTTGAGCTTGGCTACATCTCCAAGAAGCACGACGTGGACCAGGTCACCTCCAGCAGTGAAACCATATGCTTTTAGCCGCTCCGACGAGTCAAAGGAGTAAGCTTTGGCAATGGAGCCATTTAGCCCCTCGCATTCAGTCTCCCTCACTACCATAGACCTCAAGTCCAGCGACCCAGCACCCGTCTCGGTCAAGAACAGAAGCCTTTGCTTCATGAAAGCCAGGGGCGGGCTAGAAGCAATAGCGGTGCC encodes:
- the LOC103996087 gene encoding uncharacterized membrane protein At1g75140-like; protein product: MVAAAFLLLPLLLSPPLVSSADAGSDPAALLDRHEFQLRRLEALVESLYNTVATLQASLSSCSSGQSDHTFPSSAALPMDLETVTPVLAPPLAPAAPGSAGGQYSSGVSVTKHKTSWSERFQFAAAARLEAAATVAVVLPYEDLDGLSKYFAVGDTRGQVYVFSAAGDIIIELSSLSGSPVTSMLSYLSSRRNESLLFAGHADGSVTAHRLYESAANSDDWLTLSVGSSKPFIRGSRELDSPSISGLEIHQVGRARYIIASDGGGRIRVFTENGTLYGTAIASSPPLAFMKQRLLFLTETGAGSLDLRSMVVRETECEGLNGSIAKAYSFDSSERLKAYGFTAGGDLVHVVLLGDVAKLKCRVRAIRKSEIDGPLTIQTIKGYLLVASYDKILVYNISSQFYGRVGAPRPLFSVTIREIKSLFLNSEAAAYGPLDVKPLIAADREKLVVLGLGGGYIGIYRSNFPVFRVETNAVVWSGPVLLFLLFLIGIWQFYVKKKDSLGWTPEESFNAPGAPSSSLLGPGATERAFADGVRAGELRELRGGALRTPGRRYGSPTHYTGGPGIPYRSGTADPGFRGPGELKFRGQSMEPAGFAKRRETLFPNSQVADDNID